In Mycolicibacterium lutetiense, the sequence TGGGGCCGACGCGATGGGTGTCGAAGTAGTTGAGGGACAACTGCTGCAGGTGGTGGTAGGCGCGGGTGCGTAGGTCGTTGCCGATGCGCTGGCCGACGGTTTCGGTCAGGTAGTTGGAGACATATGACGCGATTGCTGCCACCAAGGCGATGACGAACACCATGATCGCCGCGAGGCCGGCGATGTGCATCTTGGTTTCGCCGCCCAGCAGCGGCCCCAGCAGACCATGCAGCCATCCGGGCAGCGGGTGGTGACCGACCACGCTGTCCAGCACAACCTTGAGCGGCCACGGCGCGGCGAGACCGGTGGCGATCTGCACCAGCAGCACGGCAAAGATTCCGGCGATCAGCAACCGGTAGGGGCGAATCAGCTCAAGAATCAGTCGCATCGGGAGCGCCACCTGGATTGTTGGTGTTGACGTCGAAGTTTGTCGCCACACACTACAACGTGACGATGACATCGAAGTGTCACGAACCGGGCGGCCCGGCAAGTGTCGGCAACTCCGGACGCCGACGCGTCTAGTGCACCGCGCCCTGAACCGAAAGTTGCTGCGCCTCACGCTCGACAGTCGTTGCAGTTTCGGCGTTTTCGCTCCATCCGGGCGGCCCGAACAGGTAGCCGAGCCGGCCGCGCCAGGTCCGCGCCCGCCAGACATCGCCGACCATCGCAACGAACTCGTGGTAGTTCACCTTGAGCGGGTTGTAGGTGTCGATGTTCTTGGTCAGGCCGTAACGGACGGGTTCGCCCTCGGCGGCGAAGGTGCCGAACATCCGGTCCCACAGGATGAAGATGCCGGCGTAGTTCTTGTCGAGGTATGGGTTGTTGGCTCCGTGGTGCACGCGATGGTGCGACGGGGTGTTGAACACGTACTCGATCCCACGCGGAAGCCGATCGACCCGCTCGGTGTGGATCGGGAATTGGTAGAGCAGCACGATCGCCTGCGACAGGAAGACCAACCAGGCCGGGACGCCGATCAGCGCCACTCCCACGTACCCGATGGTGGCCAGGAACGATCCGGGAATCAGCCAGGACAACCGCATGGCGGTGGACAGGTTGAAGTACTGGCTCGAGTGGTGCACGTTGTGCGCGGCCCAGAACATCCGAATGCGGTGCGACATCCGGTGCTGCAGGTAGTACGCAAGGTCGGCCAGCACGATCGCCAGCACCCAGACCCACCAGTGCGATGCCGAGAGATGCAGCGGCGTCACGGATGCGGCGATCGCAACCATCGGAACGGTGATGAATTTGTCCAGCGGCCGAAGGATAAAGCCAAGTACATAGATCGACAGGTTCGTGGCACTGTCCCGCCAGGAGATCCCCGCCAGGGGCCGGGCTGATCCCTTTCCGCCCTTGCCGTCTTTGTCGAAGCGATAGCTGAGGAATTCGACCGCCAAGAGCACGAAGTAGGCCGGCATGGCGTAAAGCCCGATCCGCAATGGGTCCATGGCAATTACTCCTTTTCCGCGGATGTCTCCGCCGACGCCTTGGGCATTCCCGCCAACTGCCAGGCCAGCGCCTCACCGAAAAGATCCTCGGGCACCCGGGTCGGATCGATGCGGCGCTGCCGGATCAGTCCCTGGAAGAGCGCGAGTACCACCACGGCGAATCCGTCTGCCGAGACGCTGTCGTCGATGTTGTTGCACGCCAGCGCTTCGGCGAGGATCTCGCGCAGTGAGGCCAGTGTGCGCGCCGACCGCTCCTGCAAAATTCGCATGGCATCGGGATTGCGCACGGCGTGCAACCAGAATTCGGCCTGGATCGCCTCGAACTCGATGTCGTTGTCGGCAATCTCGACGAGCACCTGGCCCAGGGCGGTCAGCGGTCCCCCCTCGGCGCCCTCGGAGACAGACCGGACCACCTGGTCGAGCCGACCGGATGCACGCTCATTCATCAGCTCGGAGAACAACTGCTCCTTGTTGGAGAAGTTCGAATACACCGCCCCGACCGAATACCCCGCTGCGGCGGCGATCTCGTCCACCGACGCCGCGGCGTAGCCCTTGCGGGCGCAAGTCTCGGCGGCGGCATCCAGGAGAGCAGCCCGGGTCCGGGCCTGCGCCTCGGCTCTCGTCAGCCGTACCGGTGCCGCAGCTGCGTTACCTGGATCGTCGACCATATTTCAGATAGTAATCGTTATCCGAAATTGTCGGCTAGCCGCGGCAGCCGAAACCAACTCGATCCGATTAGTGTCCCCAGGGAGATTGAGGTGCTGCTGACACGGGGGTAGGGACACAGATGGAATCGATCGAGACTGTCCGCGAACGCGTCGCGACCGCCGGACGTCAACACCTGGGCGACGAACTCGGAGCGCGATGGACGTCGATGTTGGCCGAGGGCACCCGTTTACGGGCATCCCAGCCCCCCGCGAAACGTCGGTTTGCGCTTCGGCGAAGCGCCGGCCCAGCACCGGTCGGCCGGCTGGGCGGACCTGCGCCCCTTCCGCGAGACGCGGCATGGCCGGTCTGGGAGGGATACGGTCCGCTGGCGCACATCGCCACCCTCGATTGCCGGGAGCTCGTCCGGTACGTGCCGGAGTCGCTCAAGGCTGCCGGATTCCCTCGGGACGGGCTCCTGTCGTTCTTCTACTTCGACGGCCAGGTCGACGATGGCGTCGAGGTCGTCGGCGCACAGTTCGGAACGAATGATGGCGCGAGAGTGATCCATACCCCGGCGGATCTGCCGGTCGCCCTGACCGAGCCTCCGTCGCCGATCACCGCCTACCCGGAAGTTGAGCTTCGGGCTGAACCGGTCCTCACCTGGCCGACGTCGGAGCACCCGGACCTAGACGATGAAAACTGGCCAACCGAGGGATGGAGTGGGCTGTTCGAAACCTTGGATGCCGTGCGGCAGGCAAGTCCCGGACCGCTACATCAGATCGGTGGTCACCCAGACCCCGTCCAAGGCCCCGTCGAGGTCGAAACCGCCTATGGGCAGCTAACGGATGGCGGCCGAAACGAACTCGATTGGAGCGATCCGGCCGTGACGACCGAGTCACGGGAATGGCAGCTGCTCGCCCAGTTCGACACCGATGAGAATGCCGGATTCATGTGGGGTGACTGCGGTGTTCTCTACTTCATGATCCGGCCA encodes:
- a CDS encoding sterol desaturase family protein yields the protein MDPLRIGLYAMPAYFVLLAVEFLSYRFDKDGKGGKGSARPLAGISWRDSATNLSIYVLGFILRPLDKFITVPMVAIAASVTPLHLSASHWWVWVLAIVLADLAYYLQHRMSHRIRMFWAAHNVHHSSQYFNLSTAMRLSWLIPGSFLATIGYVGVALIGVPAWLVFLSQAIVLLYQFPIHTERVDRLPRGIEYVFNTPSHHRVHHGANNPYLDKNYAGIFILWDRMFGTFAAEGEPVRYGLTKNIDTYNPLKVNYHEFVAMVGDVWRARTWRGRLGYLFGPPGWSENAETATTVEREAQQLSVQGAVH
- a CDS encoding YwqG family protein; translated protein: MESIETVRERVATAGRQHLGDELGARWTSMLAEGTRLRASQPPAKRRFALRRSAGPAPVGRLGGPAPLPRDAAWPVWEGYGPLAHIATLDCRELVRYVPESLKAAGFPRDGLLSFFYFDGQVDDGVEVVGAQFGTNDGARVIHTPADLPVALTEPPSPITAYPEVELRAEPVLTWPTSEHPDLDDENWPTEGWSGLFETLDAVRQASPGPLHQIGGHPDPVQGPVEVETAYGQLTDGGRNELDWSDPAVTTESREWQLLAQFDTDENAGFMWGDCGVLYFMIRPQDLAAGAFDRVSFTWQCG
- a CDS encoding TetR/AcrR family transcriptional regulator — translated: MVDDPGNAAAAPVRLTRAEAQARTRAALLDAAAETCARKGYAAASVDEIAAAAGYSVGAVYSNFSNKEQLFSELMNERASGRLDQVVRSVSEGAEGGPLTALGQVLVEIADNDIEFEAIQAEFWLHAVRNPDAMRILQERSARTLASLREILAEALACNNIDDSVSADGFAVVVLALFQGLIRQRRIDPTRVPEDLFGEALAWQLAGMPKASAETSAEKE